A region from the Arachis ipaensis cultivar K30076 chromosome B01, Araip1.1, whole genome shotgun sequence genome encodes:
- the LOC107608394 gene encoding uncharacterized protein LOC107608394: MGSRKRGVWERIPNVNYEREHETFMTTMNAVAEVVREAAVAAARAVKPPKFKGTLVATDADNWFRAIERSLRAQHGIQRLLQQDKGDIPWNTFKDEFYKKYFPRTARDAKEMELMQLKQGNTTVAEYARKFDDLCRFSKICQGNPADFEEWNCLKFEGGLLRI; this comes from the exons ATGGGTTCACGGAAACGAGGCGTATGGGAaagaattcctaatgttaactatgAGAGGGAACATGAGACGTTTATGACTACCATGAACGCTGTGGCTGAGGTAGTGCGTGAGGCTGCAgtagcagcggctagggct GTTAAACCGCCTAAGTTTAAAGGTACACTTGTTGCGACTGATGCTGACAACTGGTTTCGAGCTATCGAACGATCACTGCGAGCGCAGCAT gggatacagcgactgttGCAACAAGATAAAGGCGATATTCCTTGGAATACTTTTAAGgatgaattttataagaagtattttccgaGGACAGCTCGTGACGCTAAGGAAatggaacttatgcagctgaaaCAGGGTAACACAACTGTTGCAGAATATGCCCGTAAGTTTGATGACTTGTGCCGTTTCTCCAAGATCTGCCAAGGAAATCCTGCTGATTTTGAAGAATGGAACTGTTTGAAGTTCGAAGGGGGCCTTCTGAGGATCTGA